ACGGGCAACCACGCGATCGGCGACGCCTTCCGGATCATCCAGCGCAGCGAGGCCGACGTGATGATCGCGGGCGGCGCCGAGGCGATCATCATCCCGCTGACCATCGCGGGCTTCTGCGCGATGAAGGCGATGTCCACCCGCAACGACGAGCCGACGAAGGCCTCGCGGCCGTTCGACGCGGGCCGCGACGGGTTCGTCTGCGGCGAGGGCGGCGGCATCCTGGTGCTCGAGTCGCTCGAGCACGCCCGCCGCCGCGACGCGCGCATCTACGCCGAGGTCGTCGGCTACGGCATGACGGGCGACGCGCACCACATGACGGCGCCCGATCCGGAGGGCGACGGCGCGGCGCGCGCGATGGCGGCGGCGCTCGCCGACGCCGGGCTCCGCGGTCCCGAGGTCGGCTACATCAACGCGCACGGCACGTCCACGCCGTACAACGACAAGTTCGAGACGCTCGCGATCAAGCGCGTCTTCGGCGACCACGCCCGGCGCCTCGCGGTGTCGTCCACGAAGTCCATGACCGGCCACCTCCTGGGCGCGGCGGGCGGCGTCGAGGCGATCGCGACGGTGCTGGCGCTCCACCACGGGGTGCTGCCGCCGACGATCAACTACGACACCCCCGACCCCGACTGCGACCTCGACTACGTCCCCAACCAGGCGCGCAAGCAGGACGTCGAGTTCGGCCTCTCGAACGCCTTCGGGTTCGGCGGCACGAACGCGACGCTGGCCTTCCGCAAGTACCTGCCGTAGGTGGACCCCGCCCGCGTCGCCGAGCTCGAACGGCGGCTCGGTCACCGCTTCCGCGACCCGGACCTCCTCGAGCGCGCCTGCACGCACGCCTCGTACGCGAACGAGCACCCGCCCGCGGCGAGCCAGGAGGGCCTGGCGCTCCTGGGCGACGCGGCCCTCGCCCTCGTCGTCGCCGAGCACCTGCTCGCCGAGGATCCCGCGGCGCCCGTCGGCGTCCTGACGCCGCGGCGCGCGGCGCTGGTCTCGGGCGAGCGCCTCGCGCGCTGGGCGGCGGAGCTCGCCCTCGGCGCGCTCGTCCGGCTCGGGCGCGGCGAGGCGCAGACGGGCGGCCGCGAGCGCGAGTCGATCCTCGCGACGGCGCTCGAGGCGATCCTCGGCGTCGTCTATCTCGAGGACGGGATCGCCGGGGTGCGCACGGTCGTCGCGCGCCTCGCGCTGTGGTAGGCTCTACGCATGCGGTTCTGGCTTCGCCGCGGCCGTGCTCCCGCCGCCGCGCCGCCCTCGAGCGTCCCGCCGGTGACCGAAGACCTCCTGCGCGAGAACGTCGACGATCTGCTCGTGGTGCGCGACCGCGTGACGCGCGGGGGCGTCGTCAGCTTCCGCGGCGAGCTGCTCGTGCCGCCGGCGCGCGCGCGCGACGTGCTGAGCGAGCGCTTCCGCGCCTTCGGCTACACGCCGTTCCTGCGCAGCGACGGCCACGGCGTCGTCGTCCAGGCGTGGCCGCTCGCCGACACGACGGTGCCGCAGCGGCTGGGCGTGACGACGCTGCTCTTCGTGCTGACGTGCGCCTCGACGCTCATCGCCGGCCTCGGGTACAGCGGCTCGCCCACCTTCGACGCGCTCCGGGCCTCGCCCTCCGCTCTGCGGTTCCTCGCCGGGCTGCCGTTCGCCGCGACGCTCATGGCGATCCTGCTCGTCCACGAGCTCGGCCACTACTTCACCGCGCGCCACTACAAGGCGGCCGTCAGCCTGCCCTACTTCATCCCGCTGCCGATCAGCTTCCTCGGGACCCTCGGCGCGATCATCCGGATGCGCTCGCCGGGGCGCGACAAGAACGCGCTGTTCGACATCGCGGCCGCCGGGCCGCTCGCCGGGCTCGCGGTCGCGGTGCCGGCGATGGTCCTCGGCCTCGCGTGGTCCGCGGTCGTGCCCCTGCCGCCGGCCGGGCACGTCGCGTTCGGCGACTCGCTCCTGACGCGCCTGCTCGTCCAGCTCCGCTTCGGCGCGATCCCCGACGGGTTCATGGTCTTCACGCACCCGATGGCCGACGCCGCGTGGGCGGGCTTCCTCGTGACGGCGCTGAACCTGTTCCCGGCGGGCCAGCTCGACGGCGGCCGTATCTCCTACGCGCTCTTCGGCCGCCGCCACCGCGCGATCGGACGGGCGACGGTCGCCGGGCTCGTCCTGGTCGGCCTCGCGTCGGCGCTCTGGAGCCTCCGCGCGGGGGACGGCGACCTCGCGTCATCGCTCAACTGGTTCGTCTGGGCCGGGCTGATCGCCTTCGTCGTCGGTTTCCACCACAGCCCGCCGCTCGACGACATCACCCCGCTCACGCCGGGCCGGCGCGCGCTCGGGATCGTCTGCCTGCTGCTCATCGTCGTCCTGATGCCGCCGTTCATCATCCGCGTCCAGTAGCTCAGGACCCCCGCCCGGCCTCGCGCGCGGCCTTCGCGACGTCCACGAACGCGAGGAGCGCCAGGCCGAGGACGAAGAAGAGCGCGAGCGACAGGATCGCGATCCGGTAGCTCCCGGTGAACTGCAGCGCCAGGCCGAACAGGAGCGGCCCCACCCAGCTCGTCCCCCGCTCGCTGATCTCGTAGAGGCCGAAGTACTCCGCCTCCTGCCCGCGCGGGATCATGAGGGAGTAGAGCGAGCGGCTGAGCGCCTGGCTGCCGCCCAGGACCAGCGCGATCACGGCCGCGAGGGCGACGAACTCGCCGCCCGTCCGGAGCCAGCCGTACGCGTAGGTCACGGTGCCCGTCCAGATCACGAGGCTCATCGCGATCGCGCGCTTCGCGCCGACCGCGGCGGCCACCCGGTTGAAGAGGAGCGCGCCTCCGAACGCGACGAACTGGACCATGAGGATGACCGCGGTCAGCGTCGAGATCGGCAGCCCCAGCTCCTCCTGGCCGAACTGCGACGCGAGCGCGATCACCGTCTGGATGCCGTCGTTGTAGAGGAGGTACGCGGCGAGGAACAGCACGGTCTGCGGGTACCGGCGCGCGCGGCCGAGCGTGCGCCGGAGCTGCCGGAGCCCGACGGTCAGGTAGTGCTCGTCCGGCCCGAGCCGGCGCTCGGGCCCGCGGTTGCGGAGCGCGGCGAGCGGGATCAGCGTGAAGAGCGCCCACCACACGCCCGCGGAGGCGAGGTTGATCCGCACGACGAGGCCGGTCGAGAGGCCGAGCGCCTCGGCCCGCGCGAAGAGGGCGAGGTTCAGGGCGAGGAGGAGCCCGCCCCCGAGGTAACCGAGAGCCCAGCCGTA
This genomic stretch from Candidatus Methylomirabilota bacterium harbors:
- a CDS encoding MFS transporter codes for the protein MSDRRERIGWYFYDWANSAFPTTVVTVFLGPWLTTVTRAAADADGFVHPLGVPVRAGAFFPYVVSLSVLGQVVLLPVLGAIADYSHRRKEMLALFAYVGAGATAALYVVHGTSYLLGGALFLVANIAFGASIVFYNAFLPDLAPPHRRDAVSSYGWALGYLGGGLLLALNLALFARAEALGLSTGLVVRINLASAGVWWALFTLIPLAALRNRGPERRLGPDEHYLTVGLRQLRRTLGRARRYPQTVLFLAAYLLYNDGIQTVIALASQFGQEELGLPISTLTAVILMVQFVAFGGALLFNRVAAAVGAKRAIAMSLVIWTGTVTYAYGWLRTGGEFVALAAVIALVLGGSQALSRSLYSLMIPRGQEAEYFGLYEISERGTSWVGPLLFGLALQFTGSYRIAILSLALFFVLGLALLAFVDVAKAAREAGRGS
- a CDS encoding ribonuclease III domain-containing protein produces the protein MDPARVAELERRLGHRFRDPDLLERACTHASYANEHPPAASQEGLALLGDAALALVVAEHLLAEDPAAPVGVLTPRRAALVSGERLARWAAELALGALVRLGRGEAQTGGRERESILATALEAILGVVYLEDGIAGVRTVVARLALW
- a CDS encoding site-2 protease family protein, producing MRFWLRRGRAPAAAPPSSVPPVTEDLLRENVDDLLVVRDRVTRGGVVSFRGELLVPPARARDVLSERFRAFGYTPFLRSDGHGVVVQAWPLADTTVPQRLGVTTLLFVLTCASTLIAGLGYSGSPTFDALRASPSALRFLAGLPFAATLMAILLVHELGHYFTARHYKAAVSLPYFIPLPISFLGTLGAIIRMRSPGRDKNALFDIAAAGPLAGLAVAVPAMVLGLAWSAVVPLPPAGHVAFGDSLLTRLLVQLRFGAIPDGFMVFTHPMADAAWAGFLVTALNLFPAGQLDGGRISYALFGRRHRAIGRATVAGLVLVGLASALWSLRAGDGDLASSLNWFVWAGLIAFVVGFHHSPPLDDITPLTPGRRALGIVCLLLIVVLMPPFIIRVQ
- the fabF gene encoding beta-ketoacyl-ACP synthase II, translated to MDTRRVVVTGLGALTPVGNTAEEFWSALKQARSGVGPITKFDASVKNAQGEYAYPTRIAGEVKNFDPLQYVDKKEARRLDPFLQYAMACGVMAVEDAGLDTTKVDGTRFGVLIGSGIGGIQTLLATHDTLNEKGPDRVSPFFIPMMIVNMASGLVSMRFGAKGPNSAVITACATGNHAIGDAFRIIQRSEADVMIAGGAEAIIIPLTIAGFCAMKAMSTRNDEPTKASRPFDAGRDGFVCGEGGGILVLESLEHARRRDARIYAEVVGYGMTGDAHHMTAPDPEGDGAARAMAAALADAGLRGPEVGYINAHGTSTPYNDKFETLAIKRVFGDHARRLAVSSTKSMTGHLLGAAGGVEAIATVLALHHGVLPPTINYDTPDPDCDLDYVPNQARKQDVEFGLSNAFGFGGTNATLAFRKYLP